The genomic DNA CGACTGGACTGGACTATTTCAGGCGTATGGCGTATGTATGTAGAATCCAGACAAGAAGCCTGCTGCTGTACTGAAAAGACACAAGAGACAAAAGACATGTTCCTTGCGTTTTGAATTCGGCATTACACTCACAGGAAGATTAAATAGAAAGGGGAAAAAAGGCAACAACACCAGATGCAACCCGTCGTTTTCCCTTCCTCCTGTCTCCAAATGATATCCGGGACAACAAGAGGGAAAATGAAGGGggacgaaaaagaaaaagagaaaaacagaaaaaagaaacaagaaagaaaaaaaaaataatcaaGGATAAATCGAAatgtaaaagaaaaaaaagaagaccaACCCCTTCAAGTAGCAGAATAATGGTACCGTTCCAGATAATAAgaggaaaaagggaaaacAAGCACTCCGCTCAAAACAGTTCAACGTCGCTGGAATTTCACATGGGGGAGGGGGGAGGGGAAATCTCGGCGTatcctcttttctctttttctttttatgtTCACGAAACTTCCGGTGGCTGTCGTGGGAGTCTGCTCTCGAACGTCGTCTAATACATGGGGTCCCTTTCGAATGTCGTCGTTCGTGTCGCTAAACTGTGTGGACTCGCGTGTGGTGGATGCTGTGGGATAAACATCGCTGACATGTTCTATCGCCGCCCGAACCTGCTGCACatggaaaaaagaaaagctcGTACGAATTCTTACTTCTTTTGCTTTCGCGGAGGAGTGATGGGCCTGCCGAAGCTCATGCCCCCGTGGACGtacttttgtttcttttctgctgGTTTCAAGATCTGTCGAGAATGTTAGCGATCTGACCCAACTGAGGCACGCGATTGCGACCTACCTGGAACGAACAAAGCAAACTCTCATCGACGCTCATCATCGCACCAGCATTGTCAAATTCTCCGCAGTAGTTGGGGGCGCTGAACAGCGTTACGAGTTGTCGTTTTGAGAAGAACTCATAACCATCCTCAACGACTTGATGGGCGCGGCATATCAAATCCATATCGTGTTTCTGCAGGAATCGCGAGACGACGTCGGGACCGAACGTGAATGATACACCGCGGTCGTTTTCGCTCCAACCGGTGATATCCTTGTCGGGATCGGACCAGAGCAGATCGCAGAGAAGACCGCAGTCAGGAATCTATATCGGTCATCGGTTAGCGGATCAAGCCTTGAGCTTCAAGGAGCCAGGCGAAAGGAATTTATTTTCTCCCCCGTATTTGGAGTAAGAAAACTTGGGTGCTGTGCAACAACAATGTACAGGAAAGAAACTCACATCAGTGGGACGCATAACACGGCGGATCTGCTCCATCGAGTTCAAGTCGGGACTGAGACCACCGTGCATGGTGAAGATCTTCTCATCGATAATGGCCGCAATGGGCAAGCAGTTGAAGCAATCGGTAAATGTCTTCCAAAGCTTGATGTTGTACCTCCGCTTGCACTCATCATAGAAACCGTAGATTCGGTTGATGGAGGCGCACTCATGGTTACCACGGAGAACGAAGAAGTTTTCAGGATACTTGATCTTGTACGCGAGGAGAAGGCAGATGGTTTCGAGGGACTGCTTGC from Aspergillus chevalieri M1 DNA, chromosome 1, nearly complete sequence includes the following:
- the glcA gene encoding type 1 serine/threonine-protein phosphatase catalytic subunit GLC7 (COG:T;~EggNog:ENOG410QDCN;~InterPro:IPR029052,IPR031675,IPR006186,IPR004843;~PFAM:PF00149,PF16891;~go_function: GO:0016787 - hydrolase activity [Evidence IEA]), whose amino-acid sequence is MADQEVDLDSIIDRLLEVRGSRPGKQVQLLESEIRFLCTKAREIFISQPILLELEAPIKICGDIHGQYYDLLRLFEYGGFPPEANYLFLGDYVDRGKQSLETICLLLAYKIKYPENFFVLRGNHECASINRIYGFYDECKRRYNIKLWKTFTDCFNCLPIAAIIDEKIFTMHGGLSPDLNSMEQIRRVMRPTDIPDCGLLCDLLWSDPDKDITGWSENDRGVSFTFGPDVVSRFLQKHDMDLICRAHQVVEDGYEFFSKRQLVTLFSAPNYCGEFDNAGAMMSVDESLLCSFQILKPAEKKQKYVHGGMSFGRPITPPRKQKK